Proteins encoded by one window of Ulvibacter sp. MAR_2010_11:
- the era gene encoding GTPase Era has protein sequence MAHKAGFVNIIGNPNVGKSTLMNAFVGERLSIITSKAQTTRHRILGIVNGDDFQVILSDTPGIIKPAYELQESMMSFVKSAFEDADVLLYLVELGEKELKDEAFFRKITNATIPVLLLINKIDVGDEQKLAEALALWQEKVPNAEIFAISALKNFGVAEVFTRIIDLLPESPPFYPKDQLTDKPERFFVNETIREKILVHYKKEIPYSVEIVTEEFFEEDHIIRMRSVIMVERETQKGIIIGHKGAPLKRVGTEARKDLEKFFGKQVHLELYVKVNKNWRSDARQLRRFGYNNS, from the coding sequence ATGGCGCACAAAGCGGGATTTGTAAATATTATCGGGAACCCAAATGTTGGGAAGAGCACCCTCATGAACGCCTTTGTTGGTGAGCGGTTATCTATTATAACTTCCAAGGCACAGACTACTCGTCACCGCATCTTAGGGATTGTAAATGGTGATGATTTTCAGGTGATTCTAAGTGATACCCCGGGAATCATTAAACCGGCCTATGAGCTTCAGGAAAGTATGATGAGTTTTGTGAAATCGGCGTTTGAAGATGCCGATGTGCTCCTGTATCTCGTGGAATTGGGTGAAAAGGAATTAAAGGATGAAGCTTTTTTCAGAAAAATAACAAATGCAACCATCCCGGTGCTGTTGCTCATCAATAAAATTGATGTGGGAGATGAGCAAAAACTGGCTGAAGCCCTTGCCCTTTGGCAGGAAAAAGTTCCCAATGCCGAAATATTTGCGATTTCCGCACTAAAGAATTTTGGCGTAGCCGAAGTGTTTACCCGTATCATCGATCTTTTGCCCGAATCCCCGCCTTTTTACCCAAAAGATCAGTTAACCGATAAGCCTGAGCGATTTTTTGTTAATGAAACCATTCGCGAGAAAATCCTTGTACATTACAAAAAGGAGATTCCGTATTCGGTCGAAATTGTCACTGAAGAGTTTTTTGAAGAAGATCATATAATTCGAATGCGTAGTGTTATTATGGTGGAACGTGAGACCCAAAAAGGAATCATAATTGGGCACAAAGGAGCACCTCTAAAACGCGTGGGAACTGAGGCTCGGAAGGATTTGGAAAAATTCTTCGGAAAACAGGTGCATTTAGAGTTGTATGTAAAAGTAAATAAGAATTGGCGTAGCGATGCAAGGCAATTGCGACGCTTTGGCTACAACAATTCCTGA